From a single Bacillus pseudomycoides DSM 12442 genomic region:
- a CDS encoding enoyl-CoA hydratase/isomerase family protein → MLNKSVVLYTEENGIARITLNRPEALNALNRDVLEQLSSVLDRVKTNSSVKALIIIGAGEKAFSAGADIQFLNKATPLEVRDLAQLAVTVTHKIESLGKVVVAAINGFALGGGLELAESCTIRICANHARLGHPEVRIGAVAGFGGTTRLPRLIGKGRATELLLTGAAISADEAYRIGLVNRTVEPDKLLSEAEALIQEILSQAPIAVKMTWEAIHRGGNLTLEESARLGADYFGLIASTEDFREGTKSFLEKTKPLFKER, encoded by the coding sequence ATGTTAAACAAAAGTGTCGTCCTCTACACTGAGGAAAATGGTATTGCAAGAATTACATTAAACAGACCGGAAGCACTAAATGCGTTAAACCGAGATGTTCTTGAGCAACTTTCCTCCGTCTTGGACAGGGTTAAAACTAATTCAAGTGTAAAAGCATTGATAATTATCGGTGCTGGAGAAAAGGCATTTTCAGCAGGTGCTGACATTCAGTTTCTCAATAAAGCCACTCCACTAGAAGTACGGGATTTAGCTCAGTTGGCTGTTACGGTTACTCATAAAATCGAGTCATTAGGAAAAGTGGTTGTTGCTGCCATCAACGGATTTGCACTAGGAGGTGGACTTGAGTTAGCTGAATCCTGTACGATTCGTATTTGTGCTAATCATGCTAGATTAGGACATCCTGAAGTTCGTATTGGAGCTGTTGCCGGATTTGGAGGAACTACGAGATTGCCCAGACTTATAGGTAAGGGGCGTGCTACAGAGCTGCTGCTCACTGGAGCCGCGATAAGCGCAGACGAAGCTTATAGAATAGGACTGGTTAATAGGACTGTTGAGCCTGATAAATTATTATCAGAGGCAGAAGCGCTTATCCAAGAAATTCTATCTCAGGCTCCTATCGCAGTAAAAATGACTTGGGAGGCAATTCATCGGGGAGGTAATTTAACTTTAGAAGAGTCCGCACGTCTTGGAGCAGATTATTTCGGCTTGATAGCGTCCACAGAGGACTTCAGAGAAGGTACTAAATCATTTTTAGAAAAGACCAAACCATTATTTAAAGAAAGATAG